In a single window of the Globicephala melas chromosome 10, mGloMel1.2, whole genome shotgun sequence genome:
- the YBX3 gene encoding Y-box-binding protein 3 isoform X3: MSEAGEATTTTTTLPQAPAEAAAAALQDPAPKSPAGGAPQAPAPAPAALVAGNPGVDAAPADPGTAAPASSAAAGSEDAEKKVLATKVLGTVKWFNVRNGYGFINRNDTKEDVFVHQTAIKKNNPRKYLRSVGDGETVEFDVVEGEKGAEAANVTGPDGVPVEGSRYAADRRRYRRGYYGRRRGPPRNAGEIGDMKDGVPEGAQLQGPVHRNPTYRARYRRGPPRPRPAPAVGEAEDKENQEAANGPNQPPARRGYRRPYNYRRRPRPPNAPAQDGKETKAGEAPSENPAPAPEQSSVE, encoded by the exons ATGAGCGAGGCGGGcgaggccaccaccaccactaccaccctcCCGCAGGCTCCGGCGGAGGCGGCCGCCGCGGCCCTCCAGGACCCCGCGCCGAAGAGCCCGGCGGGCGGCGCGCCCCAGGCCCCGGCCCCGGCGCCCGCCGCCCTGGTCGCAGGCAACCCCGGCGTGGACGCGGCCCCCGCGGACCCGGGCACCGCGGCCCCCGCCTCTTCGGCCGCCGCGGGCAGTGAAGACGCGGAGAAGAAAGTTCTCG CCACCAAAGTCCTTGGCACTGTCAAATGGTTCAACGTCAGAAATGGATATGGATTTATAAATCG AAATGATACCAAAGAAGATGTATTCGTACATCAG ACTGCCATCAAGAAGAATAACCCACGGAAATACCTGCGCAGTGtaggagatggagaaactgtgGAGTTTGATGTGGTTGAAGGAGAGAAG GGTGCAGAAGCAGCCAACGTGACTGGCCCAGACGGCGTTCCTGTGGAAGGGAGCCGATATGCTGCAGATCGGCGCCGCTACAGACGCGGCTACTACGGCAGACGCCGTGGACCGCCCCGTAAT GCGGGTGAGATTGGAGACATGAAGGATGGAGTCCCAGAGGGAGCACAACTTCAGGGACCAGTTCATCGAAATCCGACTTACCGCGCAAGGTACCGTAG GGGCCCTCCTCGCCCACGACCTGCCCCAGCGGTTGGAGAGGCTGAAGATAAAGAGAATCAAGAAGCGGCCAATGGTCCAAACCAGCCACCTGCTCGCCGTGGATACCGGCGCCCCTATAACTATCGGCGTCGCCCCCGTCCTCCTAATGCTCCTGCACAAGATGGCAAAGAG aCCAAGGCAGGTGAAGCACCATCTGAGAACCCTGCTCCAGCCCCCGAGCAGAGCAGTGTCGAGTAA
- the YBX3 gene encoding Y-box-binding protein 3 isoform X1: MSEAGEATTTTTTLPQAPAEAAAAALQDPAPKSPAGGAPQAPAPAPAALVAGNPGVDAAPADPGTAAPASSAAAGSEDAEKKVLATKVLGTVKWFNVRNGYGFINRNDTKEDVFVHQTAIKKNNPRKYLRSVGDGETVEFDVVEGEKGAEAANVTGPDGVPVEGSRYAADRRRYRRGYYGRRRGPPRNCAGEEEEGSGSEGFGASAADGQLAGALSQRRRPQYRPQYRPQYPRRFPPYHVGQTSDRRSRVFPQPNGTQAGEIGDMKDGVPEGAQLQGPVHRNPTYRARYRRGPPRPRPAPAVGEAEDKENQEAANGPNQPPARRGYRRPYNYRRRPRPPNAPAQDGKETKAGEAPSENPAPAPEQSSVE, from the exons ATGAGCGAGGCGGGcgaggccaccaccaccactaccaccctcCCGCAGGCTCCGGCGGAGGCGGCCGCCGCGGCCCTCCAGGACCCCGCGCCGAAGAGCCCGGCGGGCGGCGCGCCCCAGGCCCCGGCCCCGGCGCCCGCCGCCCTGGTCGCAGGCAACCCCGGCGTGGACGCGGCCCCCGCGGACCCGGGCACCGCGGCCCCCGCCTCTTCGGCCGCCGCGGGCAGTGAAGACGCGGAGAAGAAAGTTCTCG CCACCAAAGTCCTTGGCACTGTCAAATGGTTCAACGTCAGAAATGGATATGGATTTATAAATCG AAATGATACCAAAGAAGATGTATTCGTACATCAG ACTGCCATCAAGAAGAATAACCCACGGAAATACCTGCGCAGTGtaggagatggagaaactgtgGAGTTTGATGTGGTTGAAGGAGAGAAG GGTGCAGAAGCAGCCAACGTGACTGGCCCAGACGGCGTTCCTGTGGAAGGGAGCCGATATGCTGCAGATCGGCGCCGCTACAGACGCGGCTACTACGGCAGACGCCGTGGACCGCCCCGTAAT TgcgctggggaggaggaggaagggagcgGCAGCGAAGGATTTGGCGCCTCAGCCGCTGACGGGCAGCTCGCTGGGGCCCTGAGTCAGCGGCGCCGCCCCCAGTACCGCCCCCAGTACCGTCCCCAGTACCCGCGGCGCTTCCCGCCTTACCACGTGGGACAGACCTCTGACCGCCGCTCCCGGGTCTTTCCCCAACCCAACGGAACGCAG GCGGGTGAGATTGGAGACATGAAGGATGGAGTCCCAGAGGGAGCACAACTTCAGGGACCAGTTCATCGAAATCCGACTTACCGCGCAAGGTACCGTAG GGGCCCTCCTCGCCCACGACCTGCCCCAGCGGTTGGAGAGGCTGAAGATAAAGAGAATCAAGAAGCGGCCAATGGTCCAAACCAGCCACCTGCTCGCCGTGGATACCGGCGCCCCTATAACTATCGGCGTCGCCCCCGTCCTCCTAATGCTCCTGCACAAGATGGCAAAGAG aCCAAGGCAGGTGAAGCACCATCTGAGAACCCTGCTCCAGCCCCCGAGCAGAGCAGTGTCGAGTAA
- the YBX3 gene encoding Y-box-binding protein 3 isoform X2, with product MSEAGEATTTTTTLPQAPAEAAAAALQDPAPKSPAGGAPQAPAPAPAALVAGNPGVDAAPADPGTAAPASSAAAGSEDAEKKVLATKVLGTVKWFNVRNGYGFINRNDTKEDVFVHQTAIKKNNPRKYLRSVGDGETVEFDVVEGEKGAEAANVTGPDGVPVEGSRYAADRRRYRRGYYGRRRGPPRNCAGEEEEGSGSEGFGASAADGQLAGALSQRRRPQYRPQYRPQYPRRFPPYHVGQTSDRRSRVFPQPNGTQAGEIGDMKDGVPEGAQLQGPVHRNPTYRARYRRGHGFEPWSWKIPHAAEQLNLCATTTEPAP from the exons ATGAGCGAGGCGGGcgaggccaccaccaccactaccaccctcCCGCAGGCTCCGGCGGAGGCGGCCGCCGCGGCCCTCCAGGACCCCGCGCCGAAGAGCCCGGCGGGCGGCGCGCCCCAGGCCCCGGCCCCGGCGCCCGCCGCCCTGGTCGCAGGCAACCCCGGCGTGGACGCGGCCCCCGCGGACCCGGGCACCGCGGCCCCCGCCTCTTCGGCCGCCGCGGGCAGTGAAGACGCGGAGAAGAAAGTTCTCG CCACCAAAGTCCTTGGCACTGTCAAATGGTTCAACGTCAGAAATGGATATGGATTTATAAATCG AAATGATACCAAAGAAGATGTATTCGTACATCAG ACTGCCATCAAGAAGAATAACCCACGGAAATACCTGCGCAGTGtaggagatggagaaactgtgGAGTTTGATGTGGTTGAAGGAGAGAAG GGTGCAGAAGCAGCCAACGTGACTGGCCCAGACGGCGTTCCTGTGGAAGGGAGCCGATATGCTGCAGATCGGCGCCGCTACAGACGCGGCTACTACGGCAGACGCCGTGGACCGCCCCGTAAT TgcgctggggaggaggaggaagggagcgGCAGCGAAGGATTTGGCGCCTCAGCCGCTGACGGGCAGCTCGCTGGGGCCCTGAGTCAGCGGCGCCGCCCCCAGTACCGCCCCCAGTACCGTCCCCAGTACCCGCGGCGCTTCCCGCCTTACCACGTGGGACAGACCTCTGACCGCCGCTCCCGGGTCTTTCCCCAACCCAACGGAACGCAG GCGGGTGAGATTGGAGACATGAAGGATGGAGTCCCAGAGGGAGCACAACTTCAGGGACCAGTTCATCGAAATCCGACTTACCGCGCAAGGTACCGTAG gggacacgggttcgagccctggtcctggaagataccacatgccgcggagcaactaaacctgtgtgccacaactactgagcccgctccctag